One window from the genome of Salvelinus fontinalis isolate EN_2023a chromosome 3, ASM2944872v1, whole genome shotgun sequence encodes:
- the LOC129851511 gene encoding poly(rC)-binding protein 2 isoform X8: MDSGVIEGGLNVTLTIRLLMHGKEVGSIIGKKGESVKKMREESGARINISEGNCPERIITLAGPTTAIFKAFSMIIEKLEEDISSSMTNSTATSKPPVTLRIVVPASQCGSLIGKGGCKIKEIRESTGAQVQVAGDMLPNSTERAITIAGTPQSIIECVKQICVVMLEVSSPPKGVTIPYRPKPSGSPVIFAGGQAYAVQGQHAIPQPDSSSISPQLTKLHQLAMQQSPFPMGPSNPGFQDLGGMDASAQTSSHEMTIPNDLIGCIIGRQGSKINEIRQMSGAQIKIANPVEGSADRQVTITGSAASISLAEYLINARLSSEATGLATN, translated from the exons ATGGACTCCGGTGTGATTGAAGGAGGACTCAATGTCACCCTCACCATTCGATTGCTGATGCACGGCAAG GAAGTCGGAAGCATCATTGGCAAGAAAGGTGAATCTGTGAAGAAGATGAGAGAAGAG AGCGGGGCTCGCATCAACATCTCAGAGGGGAACTGTCCTGAGAGGATCATCACTCTGGCAGGCCCCACCACCGCCATCTTCAAAGCATTCTCCATGATCATCGAAAAGCTGGAAGAG GACATCAGCAGCTCTATGACGAACAGCACGGCCACCAGCAAGCCCCCGGTCACCCTACGCATCGTGGTGCCAGCCAGTCAGTGTGGCTCCCTCATCGGCAAGGGAGGCTGCAAGATCAAAGAGATCAGAGAG TCGACAGGTGCTCAGGTACAGGTGGCAGGCGACATGCTTCCTAACTCTACAGAACGGGCCATCACTATCGCAGGGACGCCCCAGTCCATTATCGAGTGTGTCAAGCAGATCTGTGTAGTTATGCTCGAGGTAAGT TCTCCCCCTAAGGGGGTCACCATCCCATACCGACCCAAACCTTCAGGATCCCCTGTCATCTTTGCCGGAGGACAG GCGTATGCAGTTCAAGGACAACATGCCATACCCCAGCCAGAC tcttcctctatctctccacaGCTCACCAAGCTTCATCAGCTGGCCATGCAGCAGAGCCCCTTTCCCATGGGCCCCAGCAACCCGGGGTTCCAA GATTTAGGAGGGATGGATGCTTCTGCCCAAACTAGCTCCCATGAGATGACCATTCCAAATGAT ttGATTGGCTGCATAATTGGTCGCCAGGGTTCTAAGATCAATGAGATCCGTCAGATGTCGGGTGCCCAGATAAAGATCGCCAACCCCGTGGAGGGCTccgcagacagacaggtcaccaTCACTGGTTCTGCTGCCTCCATCAGCCTGGCAGAGTACCTCATCAACGCCAG gctctcATCTGAAGCAACAGGACTGGCGACCAACTGA
- the LOC129851511 gene encoding poly(rC)-binding protein 2 isoform X10 — protein sequence MDSGVIEGGLNVTLTIRLLMHGKEVGSIIGKKGESVKKMREESGARINISEGNCPERIITLAGPTTAIFKAFSMIIEKLEEDISSSMTNSTATSKPPVTLRIVVPASQCGSLIGKGGCKIKEIRESTGAQVQVAGDMLPNSTERAITIAGTPQSIIECVKQICVVMLESPPKGVTIPYRPKPSGSPVIFAGGQAYAVQGQHAIPQPDLTKLHQLAMQQSPFPMGPSNPGFQGGMDASAQTSSHEMTIPNDLIGCIIGRQGSKINEIRQMSGAQIKIANPVEGSADRQVTITGSAASISLAEYLINARLSSEATGLATN from the exons ATGGACTCCGGTGTGATTGAAGGAGGACTCAATGTCACCCTCACCATTCGATTGCTGATGCACGGCAAG GAAGTCGGAAGCATCATTGGCAAGAAAGGTGAATCTGTGAAGAAGATGAGAGAAGAG AGCGGGGCTCGCATCAACATCTCAGAGGGGAACTGTCCTGAGAGGATCATCACTCTGGCAGGCCCCACCACCGCCATCTTCAAAGCATTCTCCATGATCATCGAAAAGCTGGAAGAG GACATCAGCAGCTCTATGACGAACAGCACGGCCACCAGCAAGCCCCCGGTCACCCTACGCATCGTGGTGCCAGCCAGTCAGTGTGGCTCCCTCATCGGCAAGGGAGGCTGCAAGATCAAAGAGATCAGAGAG TCGACAGGTGCTCAGGTACAGGTGGCAGGCGACATGCTTCCTAACTCTACAGAACGGGCCATCACTATCGCAGGGACGCCCCAGTCCATTATCGAGTGTGTCAAGCAGATCTGTGTAGTTATGCTCGAG TCTCCCCCTAAGGGGGTCACCATCCCATACCGACCCAAACCTTCAGGATCCCCTGTCATCTTTGCCGGAGGACAG GCGTATGCAGTTCAAGGACAACATGCCATACCCCAGCCAGAC CTCACCAAGCTTCATCAGCTGGCCATGCAGCAGAGCCCCTTTCCCATGGGCCCCAGCAACCCGGGGTTCCAAG GAGGGATGGATGCTTCTGCCCAAACTAGCTCCCATGAGATGACCATTCCAAATGAT ttGATTGGCTGCATAATTGGTCGCCAGGGTTCTAAGATCAATGAGATCCGTCAGATGTCGGGTGCCCAGATAAAGATCGCCAACCCCGTGGAGGGCTccgcagacagacaggtcaccaTCACTGGTTCTGCTGCCTCCATCAGCCTGGCAGAGTACCTCATCAACGCCAG gctctcATCTGAAGCAACAGGACTGGCGACCAACTGA
- the LOC129851511 gene encoding poly(rC)-binding protein 2 isoform X5: MDSGVIEGGLNVTLTIRLLMHGKEVGSIIGKKGESVKKMREESGARINISEGNCPERIITLAGPTTAIFKAFSMIIEKLEEDISSSMTNSTATSKPPVTLRIVVPASQCGSLIGKGGCKIKEIRESTGAQVQVAGDMLPNSTERAITIAGTPQSIIECVKQICVVMLESPPKGVTIPYRPKPSGSPVIFAGGQAYAVQGQHAIPQPDLTKLHQLAMQQSPFPMGPSNPGFQDLGGMDASAQTSSHEMTIPNDLIGCIIGRQGSKINEIRQMSGAQIKIANPVEGSADRQVTITGSAASISLAEYLINASVESSKPSSSNPEQTLSTSLLCPPLLSTTTTSSPAATSSTASSSSSSSSSCLAPPSSISLSLLVPPGTPSSDSPTIPCVSSLLSLKPLPLLALHSANPEPKLSPELGSKSKRRRLSPY; the protein is encoded by the exons ATGGACTCCGGTGTGATTGAAGGAGGACTCAATGTCACCCTCACCATTCGATTGCTGATGCACGGCAAG GAAGTCGGAAGCATCATTGGCAAGAAAGGTGAATCTGTGAAGAAGATGAGAGAAGAG AGCGGGGCTCGCATCAACATCTCAGAGGGGAACTGTCCTGAGAGGATCATCACTCTGGCAGGCCCCACCACCGCCATCTTCAAAGCATTCTCCATGATCATCGAAAAGCTGGAAGAG GACATCAGCAGCTCTATGACGAACAGCACGGCCACCAGCAAGCCCCCGGTCACCCTACGCATCGTGGTGCCAGCCAGTCAGTGTGGCTCCCTCATCGGCAAGGGAGGCTGCAAGATCAAAGAGATCAGAGAG TCGACAGGTGCTCAGGTACAGGTGGCAGGCGACATGCTTCCTAACTCTACAGAACGGGCCATCACTATCGCAGGGACGCCCCAGTCCATTATCGAGTGTGTCAAGCAGATCTGTGTAGTTATGCTCGAG TCTCCCCCTAAGGGGGTCACCATCCCATACCGACCCAAACCTTCAGGATCCCCTGTCATCTTTGCCGGAGGACAG GCGTATGCAGTTCAAGGACAACATGCCATACCCCAGCCAGAC CTCACCAAGCTTCATCAGCTGGCCATGCAGCAGAGCCCCTTTCCCATGGGCCCCAGCAACCCGGGGTTCCAA GATTTAGGAGGGATGGATGCTTCTGCCCAAACTAGCTCCCATGAGATGACCATTCCAAATGAT ttGATTGGCTGCATAATTGGTCGCCAGGGTTCTAAGATCAATGAGATCCGTCAGATGTCGGGTGCCCAGATAAAGATCGCCAACCCCGTGGAGGGCTccgcagacagacaggtcaccaTCACTGGTTCTGCTGCCTCCATCAGCCTGGCAGAGTACCTCATCAACGCCAG CGTAGAGTCCTCTAAACCCTCCTCCTCGAACCCCGAACAGACCCTCagcaccagcctcctctgccctcctcttctctccactactACCACCTCCTCTCCTGCTGCCACTTCCTCTactgcttcctcctcctcctcctcttcttcctcctgttTGGCGcccccttcctccatctctctgtccttgtTGGTTCCTCCAGGCACTCCCTCCTCTGACTCCCCTACTATCCCCTGTGTCTCCAGTCTGCTCAGTCTTAAGCCCCTCCCCCTCCTGGCCCTCCACTCAGCCAATCCCGAGCCAAAGCTCTCCCCAGAGCTGGGTTCCAAGTCTAAGAGGCGAAGGCTTTCCCCTTACTAA